A window of Nonomuraea angiospora genomic DNA:
GCGACTGCACGGGCCCCTCCTTCAGCAGGTTCTCCACGACCCGCTCGCACGAGACGTAGCACCGCCGCGCCGCCTTGGCGTAGAGGTCGTCGAAGTACGGGTCGGGCCCCAGGTACTGGGCGTTGCCCCGCGCGTCGGCCCGGTTCAGGTGGACGAGGGCCACGTCCATGGTCAGCGCGGGCACCGCGACCAGCTCCTCCCCGTCCGCGTACGGCGAGCGCACCGTCCGCAGCCCGGGGTTGACGCGCAGCACGTCCGACCCCAGCCCCGCCCGCGTCGGCAGGAACGGCAGCCGGTGCGCCCCCGCGAGCAGCCCGAACATGAACATCCCCTCGTCGTACTCCGCGAACTCGATCTCCCCGGCCTGCCTGGCCCTCCGGAAATGGGGCTCCAGGGGAATGGAGTCGAGCGTCACGAACGGGGCCACGACCTTGCGCACCTTCTTCGCCGCGCACAGCATGCCCACGTCCGGGCCGCCGTACGAGACGATCGTGAGGTCGGTGGCGGGGGAGCGCAGGAGGGCGCGGACGAGGGCCATCGGCTTGCGCCGCGAGCCCCAGCCGCCGATCCCGATCGTCATCCCGCTCTCGACCGTGCCCGCGACCTCCTCGGCCGACATCAGCTTGGTCACGTGAATCGCTCCCTGTGCCGGTCTCCGGCGCCCATCAGGTTCAGCTCGAAGGTGAAGCCCTGCTCGAAGCGGTAGCTGCGCTTGACGTCCACGGGGTCGATGCCGTTGAGGGACTCCTTGGCGCGGCGGATCACGTACGGGTCCTTGGCGGCGATCTGCCCCGCCACCTCCAGCGCCGCGTCACGCAGCTTGTCGCGCGGCGCGACCTCCAGCACCGACCCGAACGCGTGCAGCTCGGCCGCCGTCACGTTCCTGCACGTGTAGACCATGGCCCGCATCAGGTGCTGCGGCACCAGCCTGGCCAGGTGCGTGGCCGCGCCCAGCGCGCCCCTGTCCACCTCGGGCAGCCCGAAGTAGGCGTCCTCGCCGGCCACCACGATGTCGGCGTTGCCCGCCAGGCCGACGCCGCCGCCCAGGCAGTGGCCGTGCACCACCGCGATCACCGGCACCGCGCACTCGTAGACCGCCGCGAACGCCGCGTAACACGCCCGGTTGACCCCGACCAGCGCCTCGTGGCCCTCGGCGTCCCGCAGCTCCTTGATGTCGACCCCGGCGTTGAACCCGCGCCCCTCGGCCCGCAGCACCACCACCCTGGTCTCCGGATCGTCCCCGGCCCGCCGGACGGCCCCGGCCAGCTCCTCCCAGCCGCGCACGGTCAACGCGTTCACCGGCGGCACGTCCACGACCACCTCGGCGATCGGCCCGGCCCGCAGAGTGATCCCCATGAGACTCCCTGGTTGCACCTAACGCTTGCTTGGTACGGTAGCACCCGTGACCGTGACTTACGACTACACGGGCAGGGCCGTCCTGGTGACCGGCGGCACCCAGGGCATCGGGGCGGGGATCGCCCGCGCCTTCCGGGAGGCGGGCGCCGACGTGACGGTCTGCGCCCGGCGCGAGCCGGCCGCCCCGGCGCCGGGGATCCGGTTCGCGCGGGCCGACGTGCGGGTGGCCGAGGACGTCGAGCGGCTGATGTCCGGGTTCGACCGGCTGGACGTGGTGGTCAACAACGCCGGCGGCTCGCCGTACGCGCCGCTCGACGGGACCTCGCCGCGCCTGCACGCCCGCGTCGTCGAGCTCAACCTGACGGCCCCGCTGCTGGTCTCGCAGTTCGCCTACCCGCTGCTCGCCGCCGGCGGTGGGGCGATCGTGATGATCGGCAGCGCCAGCGGCGCCCGCCCCTCGCCCGGCACCTCGGCGTACGGCGCCGCCAAGGCCGGGCTGCACCACCTGGCCCGCTGCCTGGCCGCCGAGTGGGCCCCGGAGGTGCGCGTCAACACGGTCGTCGTCGGCCTCGCCGACACCGAGAACGCCGCCTCCCATTACGGAGGGCAGGAGGACGGGATGGGGGCGGCCATCCCGGCGGGCCGGATGGCGACGCCCGCCGACGTGGCCGCGGCCTGCCTGTGGCTGGCCGCGCCCGGCTACGTCACGGGCGCGGAGGTCCGGGTGGACGGCGGCGGCGAGATCCCCGCCTGGCGGCACCTGGCTTCCGGTGACATTTCCTGATATCTCTGCATGATCCTTCTGGGAGGTCTGTGTGGGAATCTGTGCTGGCCGCGTGGTGATCGTGACGGGCGCCGGACGGGGGATCGGGAGGGATCACGCGCTGGAGTTCGCCCGGCAGGGCGCCCGCGTGGTGGTGAACGACCTCGGCACGGGCCCCGGCGGCGAGGGCGCCTCGGGAGGCCCCGCGCTGGAGGTGGTCGCGGAGATCGAGGCGCTCGGCGGCCAGGCGGTGGCCAACTGCGACGACGTGTCCGACTGGGGCGGCGCGGCCCGGCTGGTCAAGACCGCCGTCAGCGCGTACGGCCGCCTCGACGTCCTGGTGAACAACGCGGGCTTCGTCAGGGACCGGATGCTCGTCTCCATGACCGAGCAGGAGTGGGACGACGTCGTCCGCGTCCATCTCAAGGGCCACTTCCTGCCGCTGCGGCACGCGGCGGCGTACTGGCGGGAGAGCGCCAAGGCGGGCGAGCGCGTCACGGGCCGGGTGATCAACACCTCGTCCGGCGCGGGCCTGCTGGGCAGCGTCGGCCAGGCCAACTACTCGGCCGCCAAGGCGGGCATCGCCGCGCTGACCCAGGTGGCCGCGGCCGAGCTGGGCAGGTACGGCGTGACGGTGAACGCCATCGCCCCCGCCGCTCGCACCCGCATGACCGAGGAGGTGTTCGCCGCGACCATGGCCAGGCCGGAGTCCGGCTTCGACCCCATGGACCCGGCCAACATCGCCCCGCTCGTCGTCTGGCTCGGCTCCGAGGGGGCGGGCCACGTGACGGGGCGGGTGTTCGAGGTGGAGGGCGGCTCGATCGCCCTGGCCACGGGCTGGCGCCACGGCGAGCGGGCCGAGCGCGGCGCCCGCTGGGACCCCGCGGCCGTCGGCGAGGCGGTCGCCGGGCTCCTGGCCGCCGCCCCGTCCCCGGAGCCCGTGTACGGGACGTGAGCCGGACGGGTCAGCGCATGGCCGAACGGGCGGTCGGGTGGAGCAGGATGCGCTCGGGGGCGGCCGTCAGGCGGGGCTTCAGCATGGGCAGGTCCACCTCCCGCTCCTCCTCGGCCGGGTCGAAGCGGGCGAACCACACGAACACGTTCTCCCCGGTCCGGATCGGAAGCCGGGGGAAGTCGTTCTCCGAGTGCTCGGTCTCCAGGCACGCGACGGGCGGCACCCCGGCCTCGGCCAGCACGGGCGCGACCTCCCGGGCGAAGAAGGCGGAGAAGCCGTCCTCGACGTGGTAGATCGTGGCGGCGTACAGGGACTTCGGCGGCTCGGTCGCGCCCGCGGGCGGCCGCTCCCAGGCGGGCGGCTCGGCCCCCACGGAGTGCAGGAGGAGCACGTCGTCGCTGTCGATCATGGTGGCGTTGGCGGCGTCCCGGTGGGCCCGCCATACGGGCCCGCCGTAGAAGGCCTCCAGCGCGTCCTTGCGTGCCGCCATGGACGGGAATGCGCGTAGCCAGGCGAACCGGTCGGGCGCGCCCTGGACGCGGAAGGTGCCGGTGACCCCCATGCCCGCCGCCTCCTGGGTCTCCACGAATTCACGCTCGAACAGCTCGATCAACGTGTCCCGCCGCCCGGGCAGCAGGGTGTACTGGCGCAGTTCGTAGATCATGCGGCGGACGTTAGGCCCAGGTCACTGACATCTTCTGTCAGCCTATTGGGCGAACAATATTCTGGTAACAGAGTGCTACCGATCGGCAACCCACGGTTATATGCTCGCTGTGACCTTGATCTCCTGCGGTCAAGGAAGGTCAAAGGGGCGGCGCGCCCGTGCCCGCCGGCCCTGAACCCTACCGGCGAAGGAGCAGAAGTTGATCAAAAGAGTGTGCGCCGCCGCAGCCGTGCTGGGCGCGGCCGTCGGCGGCGCACTCCTGGCTGCCCCGGCTCACGCTGACGACTGGTGGGGGCCGCTGAGCGGCGACACCCGCGCCGGCAACTGGAGCGGCAACAGCGACTCGTCCCAGTCCGGAAACAACTTCGGGGACGTCACCGCCGTCAACCGCGGCAGAGACTTCTCGACCAACGTCAACAACGTCAACGGCATCGCACCGACCGCCACCAACGGCGGCATCACGGTGACCTACATCTTCTACTGACCGGCTGACGTCCAAAGCCAACACGATCTGAAAGGACCACGACCATGGTGAAGAAGCTCTGCGTGACCGGTCTCGTCGTCGCCGCCGCTGCTGGGGTGACCCTGCTGTCGGCCCCCGCGTACGCGGACGTCAACGCGGGTAACTCCAGCTCCAACCGCGGCTCCTCGCAGTCGGGCAACAACTTCGGCAACGTCGTCAGCAGCAACGTGAGCGGCCGCGGCGCGACCAGCGTCAACAACGTCAACGGCAACGCCGCGACCGCCACCAACCGCAGCATCGTGGGCATCGACGACATGGTCGAGTTCGACTAGCCGGGAGGGGTGCGGGCCAGGTCCCGAGATGGCCTGGCTCGCCCCCGTACTAGCATCCGTGGGTGGTTCTTTGTGCCTATGTAACGTTTGAAGATCCCCACGGCGTCGACGACGAGCGCGACCCGGTCCTTTCCGCCTGGCGCGAGGCGGGCATCGAGGGCCGGGTCGAGCGCTGGGACGACCCCGCCGCCGACTGGAGCGCGTACGACGCCGTCGTCGTCCGCTCGGTCTGGGACTACGACCTCAGGCGGGCGGAGTTCCTGGAGTGGGCGCGTGGCGTGGAGTCCGTCACCAGGCTGCTCAACCCGGGCTCCGTGCTGGAGTCCAACACCGACAAGACCTACCTGCGGGACCTGGGCGTGCCGATCGTGCCGACGCACTGGTCGTCGCAGGACCTGCCGCACTGGCCCGAATACGTCGTCAAGCCGGCCATCTCCGCCGGCGCCCGCGACACCACCAGGACCACCGATCGCGACGAGGCCCGGGCGCTGGCCGCCGCGATCGAGGCCGGCGGGCGCACGCCGATGGTGCAGCCGTATCTCGACATGGTCGAGGCGGAGGGGGAGACCTCGCTGCTGTACTTCAACGGCCGCCTCAGCCACGCCGTCCGCCGCATGCCCATGCTCGTCCCAGGGGCGAGCGAGCAGGACAACGCGCGGTCCGAGCGGCGCACCCCAGCCCCGGACCAGGTCGATCTCGCGAAGAAGGTGCTCGCCGCCGTACCTCAGCCCCTTCTCTACGCCAGGATCGACCTGGTCCGGCTACCCGGGGGCGAGCCCGCGGTCATCGAGGTGGAGCTGACGGAGCCGTACCTCTACCTGCGGTGGGAGCCGCAGGCGCCGGCGAACTTCGCCAAGGCGCTACGCGAGCTGCTCTGAGTCCTTCACCCACAGGCGCAGCAGCCCCCTGAAGTGCTCGACGAAGCGGTCACGCTCGTGGGCCGGATACGTGGCGGTCACGGTGTCCACCAGTAACCGGTCGAACTCGGCCCCGGCCACCCACTCCAGCACCACCTCGTCGAGGCGGGCCAGGCGGTCCTGGCAGAACTCGTGGTAGCGCTCGGTCTCGAAGTACGCGTCGGCCAGCCGGCGATATTCGGCCAGCCGCTCCTCGTACGTCCCCGTCACGGAGAAGTAGTCGTGCGTCTCCAGGTCGATGCGCGGCCTGCGCCGGGTGGCCACGCAGAACACGCTCCACTTCACCAGCGTCTTGATCGCCCAGGGGAAGTAGTAGTGCAGGCTGGTCAGCGCCACGTCGGGGCAGGCGTTGGCGTAGTCGATCGGGTGCACGTCAGAGCCCTTGACCAGGGTCTCGCAGGAGTTGAACTCCCACCGGAAGAACGCGTTCACCAGCTTCCCGATCGTCACCACCTCCTCGCCCACGGACGGCGACAGGAAGGAGTGGTCGACGACGTAGCGGGCGTGCATCGGCTCCTCGGGCCTGAAGCGCATGACCATGGTCTCCGCGCCGATCGACAGCGACCTGGCGAACGCGTCATAACCGTCGATGGCCTGCTGGAGGTGCATGAGCATCTCGCCGCTCTGGTCGTAGGCCCGGTGCAGCTCGTCCCGGTCGCGCACGAGTGACACGCCGCGCCAGGCCCCGCCGTCGTAGGGCTTCATGAACAGCGGGTAGCCGATCCGCTCCGCGACCTCGTCCAGGTCGAAGGACTGGTTGTAGCGGGCCGCCGTGTAGGCGTACCGCGCGTTGTCGACCGGGTTCTTGAACGGCACCAGCACCGTCTCCGGCACCTTGAGCCCGAGCCGCATCATCGCGCAGTACGCCGTGTGCTTCTCCATCGACTGGAACGTGAACGGGCTGTTCAGGAGGTAGACGTCGTCCATCATGGCGACCTTCTTGAGCCACTCGCGCGGGTGGTAGTACCAGTACGCGAGCCGGTCGATCACCAGCTCGTGACGCGGCTTCGCGCGCAGGTCGAACGGCTCGATCGTGAGCCGCTCCACGTCGAACTCGCCCACCCCCTTGATGGGCCCGAGCCGCCGCAGCACCGTCTCGAACGCCGACGGCCAGTCCTCCTCGGTCCCGAGCAGCAGCCCGATCAGATGTCGCACGACGCCCCTCCTGCCTGACCGCCCGCTCGGCGGCCGGAGTCAGACGCCAGGGAGCCGGCCGTTGCGGAACAGGTCGACGAACCGTTGATGGTCTTCCCGGGCCTGTGCCCCGTACCGGTGGGCGAAATCCACCAGCATCCCGATAAATCCGGTTTTGTCGTTGCCGATGACCGCCACGATCGCCTCCTCCGTCGAGAAGTCGACCAGGTCGTGGCTGGACTCGTCGTCGGCCACCGCGTGCATGCGCGCCACCGCCCGCCCCAGGTCCTGCACGATCGAGCGCAGCTCGGCCGGCTCGTTCACGTCGTCCCAGTCCAGGTCCGCCGAGTATGGCGACACTTCGGCCACGAGCTGCCCCACCCCGTTGAGCGTGGTGTATCCCAGCCAGGGATCGGCGTACGCCTGCAGCGCCCGCTGCGACTCCGCCGTGCGATGCCCCTGGTGCAGGAAGTACGAGGCCACCTTCTCGTCGGTGACGTGGCGGGCCACCGCGGGCACGGCCGCCTGCTTCATGTAGAGGATGACGTCGTTCTCCAGCGCCTGCGAGCGCCCTTCGAGCAGCAGGTTGTACGAGGGCAGCCCCGCCGACCCGATGCCCACCCCCTTGCGCAGCGCCACGTCCTTGATCACGTGCTCGACCGGGCCGGCCTGCACGGGCAGCGTGGTCAGGTAATCCTCGAACGCGCCCAGCACCGCCTGCCTGGTCGCCGCGTCCACCGGCTCCCGCCCCTCCATGAGCGCGAACCGCCGGTCGTAGTCGTCGATCACGGTCTCGACGTCCAGCAGCGCCACCCGCGTGCTGAGCCGCGCCGTCTGGAGCACCCGGTGCAGCACGCCGCTGGTGGTCCCCAGGGTGAGCGAGCCGATCGCGTCGTCCCCGCCCGCGGCGAGGGCGCCCAGCTCGACCAGGTACGCGGCGGCGAAGTCGGTGACGAGCACGCTGATCGAGTCGTCGGACAGCGCCTTGGCGTAGCCGATGAGCGCCACGCTGGCGGCGAAGCGCTTGAGGTCCCAGACGTACGGGCCCACGTACGCCTCGTCGAAGTCGTTGACGTTGAAGACGAGGACGCCGGAGGCGTTCATGTACGTGCCGAAGTTCTCGGCGTGCAGGTCGCCGTGGATCCACACCCGGCTGGTGGGTTCGTCCAGGTAGGAACGGTCCGCGTAGGACTCGGCCATGTCCGCGTAGAACAGGCAGGCACTGCCCCGGTAGAACGCGAACGGAGAGGCCGCCATCTTCCGAAATTTCCGCCTAAACGCCGCGGGGTCTCGCTTGATCGACTCGCCGAACTCTGCCATGAGGACATCGAGCAGGAAGGAGGAGCGTGCGCCCATGCCTCGGACACTAGATCCCCGGGACCCTGCCGACCACCCTGATCTTTCCCTGACGCGCCGGGGTCAGGGTGGCCGCGGCGCCCCCCGTCAGGGGTGCTGCGAGGAGACCGAGACCACCTCACCCGTCATGTACGACGAGTAGTCGCTGGCCAGGAAGACGATCACGTTCGCCACCTCCCACGGCTCCGCCGACCGCCCGAACGCCTCCTTGGCCGCCAGCTCCGCCAGCAGCTCCTCGCTGGTCACCTTCGCCAGGAACGGGTGCACCGCCAGCGAGGGCGCCACCGCGTTCACCCGCACGCCGTGCTCGGCGGCCTCCAGCGCGACGCACCTGGTCAGCGCCATCACCCCGGCCTTGGCGGCGGCGTAGTGCGACTGCCCGCGCTGGGCCCGCCAGCCGATCACCGAGGCGTTGTTCACGATCACGCCGGAGCCCTGGGCGATCATCTGCCTGAGCGCGGCCCTGGTGCAGCGCATGGTGCCGTTGAGGGTGACGTCGATGACCGTGTGCCACTGCTCGTCGGACATCTCGGCCAGCGGCGCCGTACCGCCGAGACCGGCGTTGTTGACCACCACGTCGAGCCTGCCGTGCGCCTCCACCACCGCGTCGAACAGCGCCAGCACCTGCGCCTCCGACGTGACGTCGCACGGCACGGCCAGCGGTTTGACGCCGGTGAGCTCGGTCAGCGCGTCGGCGGCGGCGGCCAGGCGGCGCTCGTGCCGGTCCGAGACGACGATCGTGGCGCCCTCCTCGGCACAGCGCCTCGCGGTCGCGTAGCCGATGCCCGCCCCTGCGGCGGCCGTCACGAGCGTCACCTTGCCGTCGAGCAGTCCGTGCGCCTTGGGGTACGGGGGCATCCTTGCTCCAATCAGCGGGGGAGTCCCAGAGTGCGCTCGGCGATGATGTTCCGCTGGATCTCGCTGGATCCGGCATAGATCGTGTCGGCGCGGCTGAACAGGTAGAGCCGCTGCAGGTCGTTGAACTCGCCCTCCACGGGCTCGGCCACCAGCCCGGCCTTCCCTTGCACCGCCTGCGCCAGCTCGCCCAGCCTCCGGTGCCACTCCGACCAGTAGAGCTTGGCGATCGACACCTCGGGCCCCGGGTCAGGACGCAGCATCCGGAGCGCGTTCAGCCGCATGATCTCCAGCTCCAGCCACGCCTGGACGAGCCTGTCACGCAGCACCGGATCGTCGATCGCGCCCGTCCGCCCGGCGGTCTCAATGACCTTGGCCAGCTCCCGCCTGAACCCGATCTGCTGCCCGAGCGTCGAGGCGCCGCGCTCGTAACCGAGCGTGGCCATCGCCACGCGCCAGCCGTCGCCCGGCGCACCGAGGATGTTCCCCGCCGCCGTGCGCGCGCCGTCGAAGAACACCTCGTTGAACTCCGACGTCCCGGTGAGCTGCACGATCGGCCGCACGTCCACCCCTGGCCGGTCCATGGGGACGAGCAGGTACGACAGCCCCTTGTGCCGCTGCGAGCCGGGCTCGGTACGGCACAGCACGAAGCACCAGTCGGCCACGTGCGCCAGCGACGTCCACACCTTCTGCCCGGTGACGACCCACTCGCCGCCTTCCAGGTGCGCCTTCGTCTGCACGTTGGCCAGGTCGGAGCCCGCCTCGGGCTCGGAGTAGCCCTGGCACCAGAGCTCGTCGCCGCGCTGGATCGGCGGCAGGAAACGGTCCTTCTGCTCGTCGGTGCCGAATTCGAGGATGGTCGGGCCGATCAGCCCCTCGCCGATGTGGCCCACCCTGGCGGGGGCGTCGGCCCTGGCGTACTCCTCGTAGAAGGCGACCTGGTCCTCCAGGGACGCGGCGCGGCCGCCGTATCGCTCGGGCCAGCCCAGGCAGGTCCACCCGGCCTTGCCGAGGTGGCGCTCCCACGCCTGCCGCAGTTCGTGGCCCTCGTGCTCGCGCCCGGGCCCGCCGAGCCCTCTGACGTGCGCGAACTCTCCGCTCAGCGCGTCCTCCAGCCAGGCCCGCGCCTCTTCCCGCAGCCCCGCCGCGCCTCTGTCAGAGACGCTCAACGAAGCCTCCGTAGCCCCCGCGGAAGAACAGCAGCGGGCCGCCTTCGGAGTGCGTGTCGAGCTGGAGCACCCGGGCCACCACGATCATGTGGTCACCCGCCGGGTGCTCGGCCTCGATCGCGCAGTCGATCCAGGCCAGCGCGCCTTCGAGCACCGGGTTGCCGCCGGGGGAGCCGGTCCACTCCAGGCCCGCGAACTTGTCGCCGCCCTTGGTCGCCATCTGGGAGCACACCGCCTGCTGGTGCTCGGCCAGCACGTTCACGGTGATGACCTTCGCGCCGCGCACCTTGGGCCAGCTGGTGCTGGTGTAGGCCACGCAGAACGCCACCAGGGGCGGGTCGAGCGAGACCGAGGTGAAGGAGTTGGCCGCCAGGCCACACGGCAGGCCGTTCACCGGGTCGACCGCCGTGATCGCCACCACACCGGTCGCGAACCTCCCGAGCACCTGCCGGAAGCGCCGGCTGTCGAGGTGACCGTTCGCGCTGTGAGGTGAAGGGCCGGTCGGCATGGCGGCTCCGTTGCGAATCCTGCGCTGAGGGGGCGTCGGAAGGCCGCGACAGCCGTCCGGCGCGACGAGCCGGGCAGCGTGTGTGCTCATGGTCCGCCTCCTAGTCCACCGTCTGCGCTCACTATACCAAGCGCTTGCTTGGACGCTAGGGCGAACGGGGAAACCATGTCAAGTTCGCATGCCGTGCGGGGGGTGCGGGGGGTGAGGCGCGTTGACATGGGGGAAATTACCGGCCTAACGTGACGTTTGTGCACAAGCGCTTGCTTGACATCCGGGACCGCACCGCGATAACCGGGGTCGGCTACACCCCCTTCACCAAGGACTCGGGCGTCAGCACCCTCACGCTGGCCTGCCGCGCCGTGCTGGCCGCGCTGGAGGACGCGGGGCTGGCGGTGGACGATGTGGACGGTCTGGCCACGCACCGCGTGGGCGACTCCGCGGCCCCCACGCTGGTGGCCCCCGCGCTGGGCCTGACCGACCTCGCCTGGCACCTCGACCAGTTCGGCGGCGGCAGCGTCTCGCACGCGGTCGTCGGTCAGGCGGCGCTGGCGGTGGCGGCCGGGGTGGCCGAGACGGTGGTCTGCTACCGGGCCATCAACGCCCGTTCGGAGTTCCGCATGGGCGGCACCGGCCGGGGCGTGCCGGTGAGCCCGGAGGTGCAGTATCAGGCGCCGTACGGGTATGTGGCGCCGCCGCAGCAGTACGCCATGTTCGCCCGAGCCCACATGTTGAAATATGGCACTCAAGCCGAGCATTTCGGGCAACTGGCCGTCACTCAGCGCGCCAACGCGGCCAAGAACCCCCGCGCCCTGATGCGCACCCCCATCACGCTGGACGACTACCTGGCGAGCC
This region includes:
- a CDS encoding DUF2252 domain-containing protein, with protein sequence MGARSSFLLDVLMAEFGESIKRDPAAFRRKFRKMAASPFAFYRGSACLFYADMAESYADRSYLDEPTSRVWIHGDLHAENFGTYMNASGVLVFNVNDFDEAYVGPYVWDLKRFAASVALIGYAKALSDDSISVLVTDFAAAYLVELGALAAGGDDAIGSLTLGTTSGVLHRVLQTARLSTRVALLDVETVIDDYDRRFALMEGREPVDAATRQAVLGAFEDYLTTLPVQAGPVEHVIKDVALRKGVGIGSAGLPSYNLLLEGRSQALENDVILYMKQAAVPAVARHVTDEKVASYFLHQGHRTAESQRALQAYADPWLGYTTLNGVGQLVAEVSPYSADLDWDDVNEPAELRSIVQDLGRAVARMHAVADDESSHDLVDFSTEEAIVAVIGNDKTGFIGMLVDFAHRYGAQAREDHQRFVDLFRNGRLPGV
- a CDS encoding enoyl-CoA hydratase family protein is translated as MGITLRAGPIAEVVVDVPPVNALTVRGWEELAGAVRRAGDDPETRVVVLRAEGRGFNAGVDIKELRDAEGHEALVGVNRACYAAFAAVYECAVPVIAVVHGHCLGGGVGLAGNADIVVAGEDAYFGLPEVDRGALGAATHLARLVPQHLMRAMVYTCRNVTAAELHAFGSVLEVAPRDKLRDAALEVAGQIAAKDPYVIRRAKESLNGIDPVDVKRSYRFEQGFTFELNLMGAGDRHRERFT
- a CDS encoding ATP-grasp domain-containing protein, with protein sequence MRHLIGLLLGTEEDWPSAFETVLRRLGPIKGVGEFDVERLTIEPFDLRAKPRHELVIDRLAYWYYHPREWLKKVAMMDDVYLLNSPFTFQSMEKHTAYCAMMRLGLKVPETVLVPFKNPVDNARYAYTAARYNQSFDLDEVAERIGYPLFMKPYDGGAWRGVSLVRDRDELHRAYDQSGEMLMHLQQAIDGYDAFARSLSIGAETMVMRFRPEEPMHARYVVDHSFLSPSVGEEVVTIGKLVNAFFRWEFNSCETLVKGSDVHPIDYANACPDVALTSLHYYFPWAIKTLVKWSVFCVATRRRPRIDLETHDYFSVTGTYEERLAEYRRLADAYFETERYHEFCQDRLARLDEVVLEWVAGAEFDRLLVDTVTATYPAHERDRFVEHFRGLLRLWVKDSEQLA
- a CDS encoding CoA transferase subunit A, whose translation is MSAEEVAGTVESGMTIGIGGWGSRRKPMALVRALLRSPATDLTIVSYGGPDVGMLCAAKKVRKVVAPFVTLDSIPLEPHFRRARQAGEIEFAEYDEGMFMFGLLAGAHRLPFLPTRAGLGSDVLRVNPGLRTVRSPYADGEELVAVPALTMDVALVHLNRADARGNAQYLGPDPYFDDLYAKAARRCYVSCERVVENLLKEGPVQSLLISRSMVAGVVEAPGGAGFTSCEPDYGRDEALQRRYVETPWEEFDEQQG
- a CDS encoding acyl-CoA dehydrogenase family protein, which translates into the protein MSVSDRGAAGLREEARAWLEDALSGEFAHVRGLGGPGREHEGHELRQAWERHLGKAGWTCLGWPERYGGRAASLEDQVAFYEEYARADAPARVGHIGEGLIGPTILEFGTDEQKDRFLPPIQRGDELWCQGYSEPEAGSDLANVQTKAHLEGGEWVVTGQKVWTSLAHVADWCFVLCRTEPGSQRHKGLSYLLVPMDRPGVDVRPIVQLTGTSEFNEVFFDGARTAAGNILGAPGDGWRVAMATLGYERGASTLGQQIGFRRELAKVIETAGRTGAIDDPVLRDRLVQAWLELEIMRLNALRMLRPDPGPEVSIAKLYWSEWHRRLGELAQAVQGKAGLVAEPVEGEFNDLQRLYLFSRADTIYAGSSEIQRNIIAERTLGLPR
- a CDS encoding SDR family oxidoreductase, with protein sequence MGICAGRVVIVTGAGRGIGRDHALEFARQGARVVVNDLGTGPGGEGASGGPALEVVAEIEALGGQAVANCDDVSDWGGAARLVKTAVSAYGRLDVLVNNAGFVRDRMLVSMTEQEWDDVVRVHLKGHFLPLRHAAAYWRESAKAGERVTGRVINTSSGAGLLGSVGQANYSAAKAGIAALTQVAAAELGRYGVTVNAIAPAARTRMTEEVFAATMARPESGFDPMDPANIAPLVVWLGSEGAGHVTGRVFEVEGGSIALATGWRHGERAERGARWDPAAVGEAVAGLLAAAPSPEPVYGT
- a CDS encoding SDR family oxidoreductase; translation: MTVTYDYTGRAVLVTGGTQGIGAGIARAFREAGADVTVCARREPAAPAPGIRFARADVRVAEDVERLMSGFDRLDVVVNNAGGSPYAPLDGTSPRLHARVVELNLTAPLLVSQFAYPLLAAGGGAIVMIGSASGARPSPGTSAYGAAKAGLHHLARCLAAEWAPEVRVNTVVVGLADTENAASHYGGQEDGMGAAIPAGRMATPADVAAACLWLAAPGYVTGAEVRVDGGGEIPAWRHLASGDIS
- a CDS encoding flavin reductase family protein; amino-acid sequence: MPTGPSPHSANGHLDSRRFRQVLGRFATGVVAITAVDPVNGLPCGLAANSFTSVSLDPPLVAFCVAYTSTSWPKVRGAKVITVNVLAEHQQAVCSQMATKGGDKFAGLEWTGSPGGNPVLEGALAWIDCAIEAEHPAGDHMIVVARVLQLDTHSEGGPLLFFRGGYGGFVERL
- a CDS encoding NIPSNAP family protein, producing MIYELRQYTLLPGRRDTLIELFEREFVETQEAAGMGVTGTFRVQGAPDRFAWLRAFPSMAARKDALEAFYGGPVWRAHRDAANATMIDSDDVLLLHSVGAEPPAWERPPAGATEPPKSLYAATIYHVEDGFSAFFAREVAPVLAEAGVPPVACLETEHSENDFPRLPIRTGENVFVWFARFDPAEEEREVDLPMLKPRLTAAPERILLHPTARSAMR
- a CDS encoding ATP-grasp domain-containing protein codes for the protein MVLCAYVTFEDPHGVDDERDPVLSAWREAGIEGRVERWDDPAADWSAYDAVVVRSVWDYDLRRAEFLEWARGVESVTRLLNPGSVLESNTDKTYLRDLGVPIVPTHWSSQDLPHWPEYVVKPAISAGARDTTRTTDRDEARALAAAIEAGGRTPMVQPYLDMVEAEGETSLLYFNGRLSHAVRRMPMLVPGASEQDNARSERRTPAPDQVDLAKKVLAAVPQPLLYARIDLVRLPGGEPAVIEVELTEPYLYLRWEPQAPANFAKALRELL
- a CDS encoding SDR family oxidoreductase — encoded protein: MPPYPKAHGLLDGKVTLVTAAAGAGIGYATARRCAEEGATIVVSDRHERRLAAAADALTELTGVKPLAVPCDVTSEAQVLALFDAVVEAHGRLDVVVNNAGLGGTAPLAEMSDEQWHTVIDVTLNGTMRCTRAALRQMIAQGSGVIVNNASVIGWRAQRGQSHYAAAKAGVMALTRCVALEAAEHGVRVNAVAPSLAVHPFLAKVTSEELLAELAAKEAFGRSAEPWEVANVIVFLASDYSSYMTGEVVSVSSQHP
- a CDS encoding thiolase C-terminal domain-containing protein; its protein translation is MHKRLLDIRDRTAITGVGYTPFTKDSGVSTLTLACRAVLAALEDAGLAVDDVDGLATHRVGDSAAPTLVAPALGLTDLAWHLDQFGGGSVSHAVVGQAALAVAAGVAETVVCYRAINARSEFRMGGTGRGVPVSPEVQYQAPYGYVAPPQQYAMFARAHMLKYGTQAEHFGQLAVTQRANAAKNPRALMRTPITLDDYLASRWIAEPFRLLDCCLETDGACAVVVTTAERARALRRPPVLISAAAWGGGTSHLSGPSADPTVTAAAALAPRLYAQAGLGPADIDVAELYDCFTYSVIVQLEDYGFCEKGEGGPYVASGATAPDGPLPVNTHGGFLSEGYVHGINHIAEAVSQLRGDAGDRQVPGAEVALSTAQPGYILPATSALILRRS